Proteins encoded in a region of the Candidatus Neptunochlamydia vexilliferae genome:
- a CDS encoding amino acid permease: MDFSLRKAIGGALLVGGTAIGAGMLALPVVTGMGGFLPATVIYLICWLFSAATGLLLLEVCLWMPSGANIISMACHLLGRPGKVAAWILYLFLFYFLTIAYVSGGGQFVSSLFGGPHFLGAIVFTAVFGTCVYLGTRVVDRINSLLMIGLGASFCIFVALGITKVDHSLLTRVQWVPAILALPVMFTSFSYQGVIPSLTTYMERHPKTIRFAILVGSSLPFLGYVLWEYLILGIIPAAALGNETVIEPLGKVFPQSSIYLVGQFFSIFALTTSFLGVTLGLLDFLSDGLQIAKEGAKKVFLCALIYVPPVIIAAFNPNIFIRALGYAGGVGCALLLGLLPILMVWVGRYRKHYPVLQRQLPGGKPLLFFLGAFVIFELVIEVIREVSL, translated from the coding sequence ATGGATTTTTCATTGCGTAAGGCGATCGGCGGTGCCCTCCTTGTTGGGGGAACGGCCATTGGAGCGGGGATGCTGGCTCTTCCGGTGGTTACCGGGATGGGGGGATTCCTCCCTGCCACGGTGATTTACCTCATCTGCTGGCTCTTTAGCGCTGCTACGGGGCTCCTCCTTCTTGAGGTGTGCCTTTGGATGCCGAGTGGTGCTAACATCATCTCGATGGCTTGCCACCTTCTGGGTCGCCCTGGAAAAGTGGCTGCCTGGATCCTCTACCTCTTTTTATTTTATTTTTTAACGATCGCCTATGTGTCTGGAGGAGGGCAATTTGTCTCCTCTCTTTTTGGAGGTCCCCACTTCCTCGGCGCTATTGTTTTTACCGCTGTTTTTGGAACCTGTGTCTACCTTGGGACCCGGGTGGTGGATCGGATCAACTCGCTACTTATGATCGGGCTGGGTGCCTCTTTTTGCATCTTTGTTGCTCTCGGAATCACCAAAGTGGACCACTCCCTTTTGACCCGTGTCCAGTGGGTTCCGGCAATCCTGGCCCTTCCGGTGATGTTCACCTCCTTTAGTTACCAAGGGGTGATTCCCAGCTTGACCACCTATATGGAGCGCCATCCCAAAACGATCCGTTTTGCGATTCTTGTCGGCTCTTCCCTCCCATTTCTTGGCTATGTTCTTTGGGAGTACCTCATCCTCGGCATCATCCCTGCTGCAGCGCTTGGAAATGAAACGGTGATCGAGCCACTCGGAAAGGTGTTTCCCCAATCGTCGATCTATCTTGTTGGGCAGTTCTTTAGTATCTTTGCCCTTACCACCTCCTTTTTAGGGGTGACCCTCGGCCTGCTCGATTTCCTCTCCGATGGTCTCCAAATCGCTAAAGAGGGAGCCAAAAAGGTCTTTCTCTGCGCGCTGATCTACGTCCCCCCTGTGATTATCGCTGCGTTTAACCCGAATATCTTTATCCGCGCCCTTGGCTATGCCGGTGGCGTGGGGTGTGCCCTCCTTCTCGGTCTTCTCCCCATCCTGATGGTTTGGGTGGGACGCTACCGAAAACATTACCCCGTTCTTCAGCGGCAGCTCCCAGGAGGAAAACCCCTCCTTTTCTTCCTTGGAGCCTTTGTGATCTTTGAGCTGGTAATCGAAGTGATCCGAGAGGTGAGCTTATGA
- a CDS encoding YchJ family protein, whose product MICPCGSGRNYTDCCAPYVEGEKDAPTPEALMRSRYTAYHQNNLDYIEKTMQGEPTRLFKRAEAEGQNQETEWLTLTVYSSEEKGNRGTVSFLASFRYQGKAHGMQETSLFEKIEGKWYYTDRQV is encoded by the coding sequence ATGATCTGCCCTTGCGGTTCTGGAAGAAATTACACCGACTGTTGCGCTCCCTATGTCGAAGGGGAGAAAGATGCCCCGACCCCGGAAGCATTGATGCGCTCCCGCTACACCGCCTATCACCAAAACAACCTCGACTACATCGAAAAGACGATGCAAGGAGAGCCGACCCGCCTTTTCAAGCGGGCAGAAGCAGAGGGGCAAAATCAAGAGACCGAGTGGCTCACCCTCACCGTCTACTCGAGCGAAGAAAAAGGAAACCGGGGAACCGTCTCTTTTCTAGCGTCTTTCCGCTACCAGGGGAAGGCCCATGGGATGCAAGAGACAAGCCTCTTCGAAAAAATCGAAGGTAAGTGGTATTATACAGACCGTCAAGTTTGA
- the pcnB gene encoding polynucleotide adenylyltransferase PcnB — translation MQPKTYSKKEHGIDPRLIDSKALYILEKLRACDHEAYLVGGSVRDLLLRKKPKDFDISTSARPEEIKKLFPSSILIGKRFRLAHVRFGRKIIEVSTFRSGDIENEELITEDNIWGSPEEDVLRRDFTINGLFYDSAKEEVIDYVGGYPDVEKKVIRAIGQPFLRFKQDPVRMIRCLKFQARFGLEVEEEARLALIDCKGEITKSAQARVLEEMLRMLESGHSKSFFQLMTDHGLMQHLLPAIASFLETPDGNEVYAYLEEADKMILESRDNKLERSVLLSCLAFPLLERHLKAHFLDQEKIPHLGDIYQETVHLIHEVFHTFFKIPRRLQIQMLAILTSQYRITPFQKRRKKTIRIPRTPEFPLALQFFIIRCRLEPGLQEFHEEWAKAYEKVAVDLPPPRKRTRRRKPRKRT, via the coding sequence TTGCAACCAAAGACTTATTCGAAAAAAGAACACGGCATCGACCCTCGACTCATCGACTCGAAGGCCCTTTACATCTTAGAAAAGCTCCGCGCCTGTGACCACGAGGCTTACCTTGTGGGAGGGAGTGTGCGCGACCTTTTGCTCAGAAAAAAGCCAAAAGACTTTGACATCTCTACCTCGGCCCGCCCCGAAGAGATCAAAAAGCTCTTCCCCAGCTCGATCCTTATCGGAAAAAGGTTCCGCCTTGCCCATGTCCGCTTTGGACGAAAAATCATCGAGGTTTCCACCTTCCGCTCCGGCGACATCGAAAATGAAGAGCTTATTACCGAAGATAACATCTGGGGCTCGCCCGAAGAAGATGTCCTTCGCCGCGACTTTACGATCAACGGCCTTTTCTACGATAGCGCCAAGGAAGAGGTGATCGACTATGTCGGCGGCTACCCCGACGTCGAAAAAAAAGTGATCCGCGCCATCGGCCAACCTTTCCTCCGCTTCAAGCAAGACCCCGTCCGGATGATCCGCTGCCTCAAATTCCAGGCCCGCTTTGGCCTTGAGGTTGAAGAAGAGGCCCGCCTTGCCCTTATCGACTGTAAAGGGGAAATCACCAAAAGTGCCCAAGCCCGCGTTCTCGAAGAGATGCTCCGGATGCTCGAGTCGGGCCACTCCAAAAGCTTCTTCCAGCTGATGACCGACCATGGACTCATGCAGCACCTGCTTCCCGCCATCGCCTCCTTTTTAGAAACCCCCGATGGGAATGAAGTCTACGCCTACCTCGAAGAGGCGGATAAAATGATCCTCGAGTCTCGGGACAATAAACTCGAGCGCTCTGTCCTCTTATCGTGCTTGGCCTTCCCCCTCCTTGAGCGCCACCTGAAAGCCCACTTCCTCGACCAAGAAAAGATCCCCCACCTCGGCGATATTTACCAAGAGACGGTCCACCTTATCCACGAGGTGTTCCACACCTTCTTTAAAATCCCCCGCCGCCTCCAAATCCAAATGTTGGCGATCCTCACCTCCCAGTACCGGATCACCCCCTTCCAAAAAAGAAGAAAGAAAACGATCCGCATTCCTCGGACGCCTGAGTTCCCCCTCGCCCTCCAGTTTTTTATCATCCGGTGCCGCCTAGAACCGGGTCTTCAAGAGTTCCATGAAGAGTGGGCCAAAGCCTATGAAAAAGTGGCTGTCGACCTCCCCCCTCCCCGTAAAAGAACGCGGCGGCGCAAACCTCGAAAACGGACATGA